One genomic region from Skermania piniformis encodes:
- a CDS encoding prolyl oligopeptidase family serine peptidase, which produces MSGMDERDDPYLWLEAVTDEAALDWAREHNTRVRAEFAETAAFESLEQRILAMLDTDVRIPYPGRRGQWLYNFWRDAENPKGLWRRTTFEEYRKEQPTWDVLLDLDQLAETEQENWVWAGAGVLRPAQERALISLSRGGADATVEREFDLIDRQFVADGFNLPEAKSRISWIDHDTVYVGTDFGPGSLTDSGYPRIVKRWRRGTPLAAAETVFEGRTSDISVGAGYDRTPGYERHYVARSTDFYHGDEWLLGADGELTHIDIPTDAGGGWYRDWFLVRPRSEWVVDGRSYPAGSLLAIDFPAFLAGDRNFEVLFTPDAHTSLQGSGWTAHHLVVATLTDVQTRLYVYTPSPSGWSVAPLADVPPMSSTAVINLDPLDGGDEYMLTSSGYTTPPSLLAGTIGTPTTLLLKQEQSYFDADGLITEQFFATSDDGTQVPYFVIRRPGASGPTMLSGYGGFEVSRTPGYSGSSGIGWLERGGIVAIANIRGGGEYGPQWHTQTLKAGRHLVYEDFAAVARNLVDRGITTPKQLGAVGGSNGGLLMGVMLTHYPELFGALVAQVPLLDMQRYHLLLAGASWVAEYGNPDDPEEWAFLRTFSPYQNATPDRDYPPILLTTSTRDDRVHPGHARKMAARLTEQNHRVWYYENIEGGHGGAADNKQAAFQAALTYEFLWAMLT; this is translated from the coding sequence ATGAGCGGCATGGACGAGCGCGACGACCCTTACCTGTGGTTGGAGGCGGTGACCGACGAGGCAGCGCTGGACTGGGCCCGCGAGCACAACACACGGGTCCGCGCCGAGTTCGCCGAGACCGCCGCGTTCGAATCGCTGGAACAGCGCATCCTCGCCATGCTCGACACCGACGTCCGGATTCCCTACCCGGGCCGCCGCGGGCAATGGCTGTACAACTTCTGGCGCGACGCCGAGAATCCGAAGGGGTTGTGGCGGCGCACCACCTTCGAGGAGTACCGCAAGGAGCAGCCCACCTGGGACGTCCTGCTCGACCTCGACCAGCTGGCCGAGACGGAGCAGGAGAACTGGGTGTGGGCCGGCGCGGGCGTGCTGCGCCCGGCCCAGGAACGAGCTCTGATCAGCCTGTCCCGCGGCGGCGCCGACGCCACGGTCGAGCGCGAGTTCGACCTGATCGATCGCCAGTTCGTCGCCGACGGGTTCAACCTGCCCGAGGCCAAGTCCCGGATCAGCTGGATCGATCACGACACGGTCTACGTCGGCACCGATTTCGGTCCCGGCTCGCTCACCGATTCCGGCTACCCGCGGATCGTGAAACGCTGGCGGCGCGGCACCCCGTTGGCCGCCGCCGAAACCGTGTTCGAGGGCAGGACCAGCGACATCTCGGTCGGTGCCGGCTACGACCGGACGCCGGGCTACGAGCGCCACTATGTCGCGCGGTCCACCGACTTCTACCACGGCGACGAATGGTTGCTCGGCGCCGACGGCGAGCTGACCCACATCGACATTCCGACCGATGCCGGCGGCGGCTGGTACCGCGACTGGTTCCTGGTTCGCCCCCGATCCGAATGGGTGGTCGACGGTCGGAGCTACCCGGCCGGTTCGCTGCTCGCTATCGACTTCCCCGCGTTTCTCGCCGGGGACCGCAACTTCGAGGTGTTGTTCACCCCGGACGCGCACACGTCGTTGCAGGGATCGGGCTGGACCGCGCACCATCTGGTCGTCGCCACGCTGACCGATGTCCAGACCCGGCTGTACGTGTACACCCCGAGCCCGTCCGGCTGGTCGGTCGCTCCGCTGGCCGATGTTCCGCCGATGTCGTCGACCGCCGTGATCAACCTCGACCCGCTGGACGGCGGCGACGAGTACATGCTGACCAGCAGCGGATACACCACCCCGCCCAGCCTGCTCGCCGGGACGATCGGCACGCCGACGACACTCCTGCTGAAGCAGGAACAGAGCTACTTCGACGCCGACGGGCTGATCACCGAACAGTTTTTCGCGACGTCCGACGACGGCACCCAGGTGCCGTACTTCGTGATCCGCCGACCGGGCGCAAGCGGACCGACCATGCTGTCCGGTTACGGCGGCTTCGAGGTGAGCCGGACCCCGGGATACAGCGGCAGTTCCGGGATCGGCTGGCTGGAACGCGGTGGCATCGTCGCGATCGCGAATATCCGGGGCGGCGGCGAGTACGGGCCGCAATGGCACACGCAGACTCTCAAGGCCGGGCGCCATCTCGTCTACGAGGACTTCGCCGCGGTCGCCCGCAACCTGGTCGACCGGGGAATCACCACCCCGAAGCAGCTCGGCGCGGTCGGTGGCAGTAACGGCGGACTCTTGATGGGCGTGATGCTGACCCACTACCCCGAACTGTTCGGCGCTCTGGTCGCCCAGGTTCCACTCCTGGACATGCAGCGTTATCACCTGCTGCTCGCCGGGGCTTCCTGGGTCGCCGAGTACGGCAACCCGGACGATCCCGAAGAGTGGGCGTTTCTGCGAACGTTTTCGCCGTATCAGAACGCCACCCCGGACCGCGACTATCCGCCGATCCTGCTCACCACCTCCACCCGAGACGATCGGGTGCATCCGGGGCACGCCCGCAAGATGGCCGCCCGGTTGACCGAGCAGAACCACCGAGTCTGGTATTACGAGAACATCGAGGGCGGTCACGGCGGCGCCGCGGACAACAAGCAGGCCGCGTTCCAGGCGGCGCTGACCTACGAATTCTTGTGGGCGATGCTTACCTGA
- the groL gene encoding chaperonin GroEL (60 kDa chaperone family; promotes refolding of misfolded polypeptides especially under stressful conditions; forms two stacked rings of heptamers to form a barrel-shaped 14mer; ends can be capped by GroES; misfolded proteins enter the barrel where they are refolded when GroES binds), with product MAKTIAFDEEARRGLERGLNSLADAVKVTLGPKGRNVVLEKKWGAPTITNDGVSIAKEIELEDPYEKIGAELVKEVAKKTDDVAGDGTTTATVLAQALVREGLRNVAAGANPLGLKRGIEKAVEAVTTRLLETAKEVETKEQIAATASISAGDEAIGELIAEAMDKVGNEGVITVEESNTFGLQLELTEGMRFDKGYISGYFVTDPERQEAVLEDPYILLVSSKISTVKDLLPLLEKVIQAGKPLLIVAEDVEGEALSTLVVNKIRGTFKSVAVKAPGFGDRRKAQLADIAILTGGEVISEEVGLNLENATLDLLGKARKVVVTKDETTIVEGAGDPEAIKGRVAQIRAEIEASDSDYDREKLQERLAKLAGGVAVIKAGAATEVELKERKHRIEDAVRNAKAAVEEGIVAGGGVALLHAGPVLEDLKLSGDEATGANIVKVALSAPLKQIAFNAGLEPGVVAEKVSGLGLSEGLNAATGEYEDLLKAGVADPVKVTRSALQNAASIAALFLTTEAVVADKPEKAAAPAGDPTGGMGGMDF from the coding sequence GGTGAAGGTGACGCTGGGCCCGAAGGGTCGCAACGTCGTACTGGAGAAGAAGTGGGGCGCCCCCACGATCACCAACGATGGTGTATCCATCGCCAAGGAGATCGAGCTGGAGGACCCGTACGAGAAGATCGGCGCCGAGCTGGTCAAGGAAGTTGCCAAGAAGACCGACGACGTCGCGGGTGACGGCACCACCACCGCGACCGTGCTGGCTCAGGCGCTGGTGCGGGAGGGGCTGCGCAACGTCGCCGCCGGCGCCAACCCGCTCGGCCTGAAGCGGGGCATCGAGAAGGCCGTCGAGGCGGTCACCACCCGTCTGCTGGAGACCGCGAAAGAGGTCGAGACCAAGGAGCAGATCGCGGCCACCGCGAGCATCTCCGCGGGTGACGAGGCGATCGGCGAGCTGATCGCCGAAGCGATGGACAAGGTCGGCAACGAAGGTGTCATCACCGTCGAGGAGTCGAACACCTTCGGCTTGCAGCTCGAACTCACCGAGGGCATGCGGTTCGACAAGGGGTACATCTCCGGCTACTTCGTGACCGACCCGGAGCGGCAGGAAGCGGTCCTGGAGGACCCGTACATCCTGCTGGTCAGCTCCAAGATCTCCACGGTCAAGGATCTGCTGCCGCTGCTGGAGAAGGTCATCCAGGCCGGCAAGCCGCTGCTGATCGTCGCTGAGGACGTCGAGGGCGAGGCGCTGTCCACCCTGGTCGTGAACAAGATCCGGGGCACCTTCAAGTCGGTCGCGGTCAAGGCGCCCGGCTTCGGTGACCGCCGGAAGGCCCAGCTGGCCGACATCGCCATCCTCACCGGTGGCGAGGTGATCAGCGAAGAGGTCGGACTCAACCTGGAGAACGCGACGCTCGACCTGCTGGGCAAGGCCCGCAAGGTCGTCGTGACCAAGGACGAGACCACCATCGTCGAGGGTGCCGGCGATCCCGAGGCGATCAAGGGTCGGGTCGCGCAGATCCGGGCCGAGATCGAGGCGTCGGACAGCGACTACGACCGGGAGAAGCTGCAGGAGCGGCTGGCCAAGCTGGCCGGCGGCGTTGCGGTGATCAAGGCCGGTGCCGCCACCGAGGTCGAGCTGAAGGAGCGCAAGCACCGCATCGAGGACGCCGTGCGTAACGCCAAGGCGGCCGTCGAGGAGGGCATCGTCGCCGGCGGTGGCGTCGCGTTGCTGCATGCTGGCCCGGTGCTCGAGGATCTGAAGTTGTCCGGTGACGAGGCGACCGGCGCGAACATCGTGAAGGTGGCGCTGTCTGCGCCGCTGAAGCAGATCGCGTTCAATGCCGGTCTCGAGCCCGGTGTGGTCGCGGAGAAGGTCTCCGGTCTCGGTCTGTCCGAGGGCCTGAACGCGGCTACCGGCGAGTACGAGGACCTGCTGAAGGCGGGCGTTGCGGATCCGGTCAAGGTGACCCGTTCGGCGCTGCAGAACGCGGCCTCGATCGCGGCCCTGTTCCTGACCACCGAGGCGGTCGTCGCCGACAAGCCGGAGAAGGCGGCCGCACCGGCCGGCGATCCGACCGGCGGCATGGGCGGCATGGACTTCTGA
- a CDS encoding MFS transporter, translating to MAETQDAGTSRGRARLRPVFAAYAAQGLGYAIVVTALPAIKARVELTDGGVAGLLLLACVTAAAGSILADVIAVRRGSRWALAVGFAIQATALAGATVSTDVAAIAVAIAVYGIGLGTVDAAANMQGALAQTYSGVPVFGRLYAGYTAAGIVGAVLTSAVHAAGGFAVGTLAVAATGAAAMSYVSLRWADPAREARADAAAGLGSVPLPHKMIWVVGAFVFAAFVVDAAVASWSTVYLQDGLGASGSVAPLGYAAYLAVVLLTRLAADPLVRRFGGRPTVAIGIASAAVGCLVVAVVQTPAGAIVGFSAAGAAAGLVVPVAFGRAGELCPARRDEVMARVNLFNYGGAVVGAVVLGALAADSSALAIGFALPAVAILGVVPLLGRFRSASGESAAAPRPDRRASW from the coding sequence ATGGCCGAGACCCAGGATGCGGGTACCAGCCGGGGGCGCGCGCGGCTGCGCCCGGTTTTCGCGGCGTACGCAGCGCAGGGCCTCGGCTACGCGATCGTCGTCACCGCGCTCCCGGCGATCAAGGCGCGGGTCGAGCTCACCGACGGTGGCGTCGCGGGATTGTTGCTTCTTGCCTGCGTGACCGCGGCCGCGGGGTCGATCCTGGCGGATGTGATCGCCGTACGCAGGGGCAGTCGATGGGCCCTCGCCGTGGGGTTCGCGATCCAGGCAACCGCGCTTGCCGGCGCGACGGTCAGCACCGACGTCGCGGCCATCGCGGTCGCCATCGCGGTGTACGGGATCGGGTTGGGCACCGTCGATGCGGCCGCGAACATGCAGGGCGCGCTCGCCCAAACCTATTCGGGAGTGCCGGTATTCGGCCGGCTCTATGCCGGCTACACCGCGGCCGGGATCGTCGGTGCGGTGCTCACCTCGGCGGTCCATGCGGCCGGCGGCTTTGCGGTCGGCACACTGGCGGTCGCGGCGACCGGCGCGGCGGCCATGTCGTACGTGTCGCTGCGCTGGGCCGACCCGGCCCGGGAGGCGCGTGCCGACGCCGCCGCCGGCCTGGGTTCGGTGCCGTTGCCGCACAAGATGATCTGGGTCGTCGGTGCTTTCGTGTTCGCGGCATTCGTGGTCGATGCCGCGGTCGCGAGCTGGAGCACGGTGTATCTGCAAGACGGACTCGGGGCATCCGGGTCGGTCGCGCCGCTCGGATACGCCGCCTATCTCGCGGTGGTGCTGCTGACCCGGCTGGCGGCGGACCCGCTGGTGCGGCGGTTCGGCGGTCGACCCACGGTGGCCATCGGTATCGCATCGGCCGCCGTGGGCTGTCTGGTCGTGGCCGTGGTGCAGACGCCGGCCGGCGCGATCGTCGGGTTCAGCGCGGCCGGCGCGGCTGCCGGACTTGTGGTGCCGGTCGCGTTCGGGCGGGCCGGAGAACTCTGCCCGGCCCGGCGCGACGAGGTCATGGCCCGGGTGAATCTGTTCAACTACGGTGGCGCCGTGGTCGGCGCGGTGGTTCTGGGCGCCCTGGCAGCCGACTCGTCGGCGCTCGCGATCGGCTTCGCCCTGCCGGCGGTGGCGATCCTCGGTGTCGTCCCGCTGCTCGGGCGTTTTCGCTCGGCTTCGGGCGAATCTGCCGCAGCGCCCCGACCCGACCGGAGAGCATCGTGGTAA
- a CDS encoding D-arabinono-1,4-lactone oxidase translates to MVTTWTNWAGDESCTPARYLQPRSVAEVAAAVQEAAAAGRTVRVVGAGHSFSDLVCTDGLLLNLDHLSGIRHVDAAAGLITVGAGTRLYDLNSALASAGLALANLGDIDRQSIAGATATATHGTGRLLGNLATQIEAVDLVLADGSSLSCTDADPEVLSAARVSLGALGVATGYRLRVVPAFALHAQIRTMASAELTARLDELVDGNDHFEFFFFPHADTALTKRNNRTDEPLRPPGESAQRVVEFLENRVVEAASRIGRRFPARIPTLNRAVTRLMTSGDYVDESYKVFASRRSVRFTEMEMAVPRAACADVLAAIQHTIRTRGFEVNFPIEVRFVAADEKAFLSPSYGRETAYLAVHMYRGMAWRPYFRAVQDIALAHGGRPHWGKRHLLAADQLADRYPAWDRFQAVRARLDPRGVFTNEHVRRVLGPVADVGSG, encoded by the coding sequence GTGGTAACCACCTGGACCAACTGGGCGGGTGACGAGTCCTGTACCCCCGCCCGCTACCTCCAGCCCCGCTCGGTCGCGGAAGTCGCCGCAGCGGTGCAGGAGGCCGCAGCCGCAGGACGCACGGTGCGCGTCGTCGGTGCGGGCCACTCGTTCAGCGACCTGGTCTGCACCGACGGGCTGCTGCTCAACCTCGACCACCTCAGCGGAATCCGGCACGTCGACGCTGCCGCCGGGCTGATCACGGTCGGCGCCGGGACCCGCCTGTACGACCTCAACTCGGCGCTCGCCTCCGCCGGCCTGGCGCTGGCCAACCTCGGCGACATCGACCGGCAGAGCATCGCCGGCGCGACCGCGACGGCCACGCACGGAACGGGTCGGCTCCTGGGCAACCTCGCCACGCAGATCGAGGCGGTCGATCTGGTGCTGGCCGACGGCAGCTCACTCAGCTGCACCGACGCCGACCCCGAGGTGCTGAGCGCGGCCCGGGTCAGCTTGGGCGCACTGGGCGTGGCCACCGGTTACCGGTTGCGCGTCGTACCTGCCTTCGCGCTGCATGCGCAGATTCGCACGATGGCATCGGCCGAGCTCACGGCGCGTCTCGACGAGCTCGTCGACGGTAACGATCACTTCGAGTTCTTCTTCTTCCCGCATGCCGATACGGCGCTGACGAAGCGGAACAACCGGACCGACGAACCGCTCCGCCCGCCTGGGGAATCGGCACAGCGAGTCGTCGAGTTCCTGGAGAACAGGGTCGTCGAGGCCGCGAGCCGGATCGGTCGCCGGTTCCCCGCGCGGATCCCGACGCTCAATCGGGCCGTCACCCGGTTGATGACGTCGGGTGACTACGTCGACGAGAGCTACAAGGTGTTCGCCAGCCGGCGGTCGGTGCGGTTCACCGAGATGGAGATGGCTGTCCCGCGGGCGGCGTGCGCCGACGTTCTCGCCGCCATCCAGCACACCATCCGCACGCGCGGTTTCGAGGTGAACTTTCCGATCGAGGTGCGCTTCGTCGCCGCCGACGAGAAGGCCTTCCTCAGCCCGTCCTACGGGCGAGAGACGGCGTATCTGGCCGTCCACATGTACCGCGGTATGGCCTGGCGGCCGTACTTTCGCGCTGTTCAGGACATCGCTCTTGCCCATGGCGGACGTCCGCACTGGGGCAAGCGCCATCTGTTGGCGGCGGATCAGCTCGCCGACCGCTATCCCGCCTGGGACCGGTTCCAGGCGGTGCGTGCCCGGCTCGACCCGCGCGGTGTCTTCACCAACGAGCACGTGCGGCGGGTTCTCGGCCCCGTGGCCGACGTCGGCTCGGGCTAG
- a CDS encoding beta-ketoacyl-ACP synthase III, with product MMAAIARVPGAAHTRILGLGAYRPRRAVPNAEIVDAIQSSDEWIRTRSGIRQRRWAADDETIIGMSVAAGRKAVEAAGLAPEQIGGVIVATSSRMVFGPAAGAQVATQLGMTDVPGFDVAAGCAGFCHALVLASDMIRAGTARYLLIVGVERLSDFIDHTDRTCAFIFADGAGAAVVGPADVEGIGPVAWGSDGSSWEAIRQDKDFGTFFDEVAAVEANGGHAERPYIRMQGTVVFRWAATFLEKACRAAVDKAGLTMNDLDVFIPHQANSRITDALTRVLKLPDNIVVADDIEYTGNTSAASIPLAMEQVLRSGRAQPGDTALIMGFGSGLAYAGQVVTLPPYA from the coding sequence ATCATGGCCGCCATCGCCCGGGTCCCGGGGGCCGCCCACACCCGCATTCTCGGGTTGGGCGCCTACCGACCTCGCCGCGCCGTCCCGAATGCCGAGATCGTCGACGCGATCCAGTCCAGCGACGAGTGGATCCGCACCCGATCGGGCATCCGGCAACGCCGCTGGGCGGCCGACGACGAGACCATCATCGGGATGAGCGTCGCTGCCGGACGCAAGGCCGTCGAGGCCGCCGGCCTCGCCCCGGAACAGATCGGCGGGGTGATCGTCGCCACGTCGTCCCGGATGGTGTTCGGACCGGCGGCGGGTGCCCAAGTTGCCACCCAGCTCGGAATGACCGACGTGCCCGGGTTCGACGTCGCAGCCGGCTGCGCCGGCTTCTGTCATGCGCTGGTGCTCGCCTCGGACATGATCCGCGCCGGAACTGCCCGCTATCTGCTGATCGTCGGCGTGGAACGGCTGAGCGACTTCATCGACCACACCGACCGGACCTGCGCCTTCATCTTCGCCGACGGCGCCGGCGCGGCGGTGGTCGGCCCGGCCGACGTCGAGGGGATCGGTCCGGTGGCCTGGGGTTCGGACGGGTCCAGCTGGGAAGCCATCCGCCAGGACAAGGACTTCGGTACCTTCTTCGACGAGGTGGCGGCGGTCGAGGCGAACGGCGGGCACGCCGAACGGCCCTACATCCGGATGCAGGGCACGGTGGTGTTCCGCTGGGCGGCCACGTTCTTGGAGAAGGCCTGCCGAGCAGCGGTGGACAAGGCCGGCCTGACGATGAACGACCTGGACGTCTTCATCCCGCATCAGGCGAACAGCCGGATCACCGACGCACTCACCCGCGTCCTCAAGCTGCCGGACAACATCGTGGTCGCCGACGACATCGAATACACGGGCAACACGTCGGCCGCATCCATCCCGCTGGCGATGGAGCAGGTGCTGCGCAGCGGCCGGGCGCAGCCCGGGGATACCGCGCTGATCATGGGCTTCGGGTCCGGGCTCGCCTACGCGGGCCAAGTGGTCACCTTGCCGCCGTATGCGTGA
- a CDS encoding GIN domain-containing protein, translating into MSSPRAVARLLLTLSSAFLVLLGTNVGTANADVQGRAVSGFNAVTFAAVGTLNIRVTGEESLTIEAEPHVLPLLTSDVVGGRLILGSRPTPWLVVRQPIVYNLTVKSLDSLEVTSAGNVNIEGLRAGTLAAKITGTGTVTPIGTADHLDLTFTGTGNFAGENLQTRTAQVMLTGVGNVTTAVSEHLDANLTGTGRITYLGNPSVSKNITGVGTVVAG; encoded by the coding sequence ATGAGCAGTCCCCGAGCCGTGGCGCGGCTATTACTGACCTTGTCGAGCGCCTTCCTGGTGCTGCTCGGCACCAACGTCGGCACCGCGAACGCCGACGTGCAGGGCCGCGCGGTAAGCGGTTTCAACGCCGTCACGTTCGCCGCGGTCGGAACGCTGAACATCCGCGTAACCGGTGAAGAATCGCTCACCATCGAGGCCGAGCCGCACGTCTTGCCCTTGCTGACCAGCGACGTCGTCGGCGGTCGATTGATCCTCGGCAGCCGGCCCACGCCGTGGCTCGTCGTCCGTCAGCCGATCGTCTACAACCTGACCGTCAAGAGCCTGGACTCGCTGGAGGTGACCAGCGCAGGCAACGTCAACATCGAGGGGCTGCGCGCCGGCACCCTGGCAGCCAAGATCACCGGCACCGGTACGGTCACGCCGATCGGAACTGCCGACCACCTCGACCTGACCTTCACCGGCACCGGCAACTTCGCCGGGGAGAATCTGCAGACCCGAACGGCCCAGGTGATGCTGACCGGCGTCGGCAACGTCACCACCGCGGTCAGCGAGCACCTGGACGCGAACCTCACCGGCACCGGCCGAATCACCTATCTGGGCAACCCGTCGGTGTCGAAGAACATCACCGGCGTCGGCACGGTCGTCGCGGGCTGA
- the ppk2 gene encoding polyphosphate kinase 2 has translation MSDVHLSDDSRSDLAARSDLAVRSDLSEVADLRSAVDLSDTSGFTVDDDDDDDPQLLTVPDGRIVDTWREDYPYPNRLPRPEYEYDKRLLQIELLKLQNWIKATGGRLVIVFEGRDAAGKGGTIKRFMEHLNPRGARIVALEKPSAREQSQWYFQRYVAHLPAAGEMVFFDRSWYNRAGVEEVMGFCTDAEYERFFRQAPLFEQMLVDDGIALIKFWFSVSPLEQRTRFAIRQVDPVRQWKLSPMDLASLDKWDRYTAAKEDNFRVTDTEFAPWTVVKSNDKKRARVNAMRFVLGKFDYANKDPEVVGTADPLIVGRALDVIGD, from the coding sequence ATGTCCGATGTGCACCTTTCCGATGACTCACGGTCCGACCTCGCCGCACGGTCCGACCTGGCCGTGCGGTCCGACCTGAGCGAGGTCGCCGACCTGCGTTCGGCGGTCGACCTCAGCGACACCTCCGGCTTCACGGTCGACGACGACGACGATGATGATCCGCAGCTGCTCACCGTGCCGGATGGCCGCATCGTGGACACCTGGCGCGAGGATTACCCCTATCCGAACCGGCTGCCGCGGCCCGAGTACGAGTACGACAAGCGGCTGCTCCAGATCGAGCTGCTCAAGCTGCAGAACTGGATCAAGGCGACCGGCGGCCGGTTGGTCATCGTGTTCGAGGGTCGGGATGCCGCCGGCAAGGGCGGCACGATCAAGCGGTTCATGGAGCATCTGAATCCACGTGGCGCACGGATCGTCGCGCTGGAGAAGCCGAGCGCCCGAGAACAGTCGCAGTGGTACTTCCAGCGCTACGTCGCACATCTGCCCGCGGCCGGTGAGATGGTCTTCTTCGACCGCTCCTGGTACAACCGCGCCGGCGTCGAGGAAGTGATGGGGTTCTGCACCGATGCCGAGTACGAGCGGTTCTTCCGGCAGGCCCCGTTGTTCGAGCAGATGCTGGTCGACGACGGCATCGCGCTGATCAAGTTCTGGTTTTCGGTATCGCCGCTGGAGCAGCGCACCCGGTTTGCGATTCGTCAGGTCGATCCGGTCCGGCAGTGGAAGCTCTCGCCGATGGACCTGGCCTCGCTGGACAAGTGGGACCGGTACACCGCCGCCAAGGAGGACAACTTCCGGGTGACCGATACCGAATTCGCGCCGTGGACCGTGGTGAAGAGCAACGACAAGAAGCGGGCGCGGGTGAACGCGATGCGGTTCGTGCTCGGCAAGTTCGACTACGCCAACAAGGACCCGGAGGTCGTCGGGACCGCCGACCCGTTGATCGTCGGGCGAGCCCTGGACGTCATCGGCGACTGA
- a CDS encoding alpha/beta hydrolase family protein, which translates to METVRIQMPDSTTVPVRLLPGIDRQPARPDRLQPVFVLVPGLGIPAGYYEPVAAELAGRGFDAAICELRGQGDSRPRPSRHSRYGYQELVSVDFPAMFGAVRDRFPDRTPFLIGHSLGGQLGVLYAARVRGRLGGMVVIAAGIPFHRGYGQRGAGVLVGAAALSATANLVGFWPGDRLDVGGFGRQSRVLVADWARSARTGRLEPTGADIDYGERIARLTLPVLAITLAADELVPPAAVEHLLATLPRAGITRWTPPTAFGHNEWIQRPTDVVDRIIRWLHDAG; encoded by the coding sequence ATGGAGACGGTCCGGATCCAGATGCCGGATTCCACCACGGTGCCGGTTCGGCTCCTCCCGGGTATCGATCGGCAGCCGGCCCGGCCGGATCGATTACAGCCGGTGTTCGTGCTGGTGCCCGGATTGGGCATTCCGGCCGGTTACTACGAACCGGTCGCGGCGGAGCTGGCCGGGCGCGGCTTCGACGCGGCGATCTGCGAGCTGCGCGGACAGGGCGACAGTCGACCGCGGCCGAGTCGGCACAGCCGGTACGGTTACCAGGAATTGGTGTCGGTCGATTTTCCGGCGATGTTCGGCGCGGTGCGGGACCGCTTCCCGGACCGGACGCCGTTTCTGATCGGGCACAGTCTCGGTGGTCAGCTCGGGGTGCTGTACGCGGCCCGGGTCCGCGGTCGGCTCGGCGGAATGGTTGTGATCGCGGCCGGCATCCCGTTCCACCGCGGGTACGGTCAGCGCGGGGCCGGGGTGCTGGTCGGTGCCGCGGCATTGTCGGCCACGGCGAATCTGGTCGGATTCTGGCCCGGGGATCGACTGGACGTCGGTGGGTTCGGCCGGCAGTCCCGAGTTCTCGTCGCCGACTGGGCGCGAAGCGCCCGCACCGGCCGGTTGGAGCCCACCGGTGCCGATATCGACTACGGCGAGCGGATCGCTCGACTGACCCTGCCGGTGCTCGCGATCACCCTGGCCGCCGACGAACTCGTTCCGCCGGCCGCGGTCGAACATCTGCTGGCGACCTTGCCGCGGGCGGGGATCACGCGGTGGACACCGCCCACCGCGTTCGGGCACAACGAGTGGATTCAGCGCCCGACCGACGTCGTGGACCGGATCATCCGATGGTTGCATGACGCTGGTTGA